GAGCCCACCAGGAACTCGGCACGGCCCGACGCGTCGCCGTCGGAGGTGGCGATCAGGTTGCCGCCGGAGAACAGGAAGCGATCGAGCACGAGGCCCGATGCGCGCGCGTCGAGGGTCCAGCCGAAGTCCGTCGTGCCGAGCCCGACGGGGTGGATCGGCTGTTCGGTGCCCGGCAGCGCTTCGCGCGGCGCCATGACGATGGGCCCGGAGTGCAGCGTCTCGATCGTGTGCGGTTCATCCGAGTCGTGCGCGACCGCGGCGGGCGCTGCGGTCTCGGCCGCGGCCGTCATCGACTCGGGCTGCGCCGGGTCCGGCTGCTCCATCGGCACCGTGTCCGGCTGCACCGGATCCGCGACCGGCTCCGGCTGCACGTCCGCAGCCCGCACGGCGTCCGCCTGCGCGGCGTCGTCCGGCCGCGCGGCATCCGTGTCGCGGCTCGGGCGACCCCCCGTCGCACCGTGCTCGTCCGTCGAGACCTCGGTCATGCGCTCCTCCTCCCCAGGATTGCTCCGACCCTACGTTGTCGTTTGCGGCAGAACGCGCCCGTTTCGCGCAACCGTTACGCAATTGTTTGCTGACGTTCACAGGCGCACGCAGCCGGCACGCTTGCGGGCGGCTGAACACTCGTTTAGCATGTTGAACATGCGTTCAGCGTCGGGCGACCTCACCACCGCGGCCCGCATCCGCGACCGTGCGATCGAGCTCTTCGGCTCGCGCGGATACGCCGCGACCAGCATCCGCGACATCGCCCGCGCCGCCGGCGTCAGCCCCGCGCTCGTGATCCACCACTTCGGGTCGAAGGACGAGTTGCGCGCCGCCTGCGACGACTACCTCATCGGTTCCGTCTTCGACGAGAAGGACCGCGCCCGCGGACCCCAGGTCGGCACCGCCATGCGCGAGTGGCTCGCCGACGTCGACCGCTTCCGGCCGTACGTCGACTACCTCGCGGCGATGCTGCAGGAGGGCGGGGACGCGGGCAACCAGGTGTTCGACGCGCTGCTGCACGAGACCAGGGAGATGATCGACGCGGGCGTCGCCGACGGGTCCATGCGCCCGAGCGACGACCCCGAGATGCGCGCGCTGCTGGTCGCGATGCAGGCCCTCGCCCCGCTGCTGCTGCGCGCCCAGCTCGCCCGCACGCTCGGCGCCGACGTGCACGAGACGGCGACCGCGCGCCGCATGACGCTGCCGATGCTCGACCTCTACACGAACGGCTTGTACGCCGACGACCGCATGCTCGCGGCCGCACGCGACGCGATGGCCGCCACCGCACCACCGAC
This portion of the Agromyces rhizosphaerae genome encodes:
- a CDS encoding TetR family transcriptional regulator yields the protein MRSASGDLTTAARIRDRAIELFGSRGYAATSIRDIARAAGVSPALVIHHFGSKDELRAACDDYLIGSVFDEKDRARGPQVGTAMREWLADVDRFRPYVDYLAAMLQEGGDAGNQVFDALLHETREMIDAGVADGSMRPSDDPEMRALLVAMQALAPLLLRAQLARTLGADVHETATARRMTLPMLDLYTNGLYADDRMLAAARDAMAATAPPTTEEEGGA